The Pseudomonas sp. TH06 genome has a window encoding:
- a CDS encoding DUF4142 domain-containing protein, producing MDGFNLRHLALAVALSASMGSAFAATDNNFVDNAAAGGIAEIETSRLALEKSQSADIKAFANMMITDHGKANDELATIAKAHDIKVPDDTTLVKQAKEKILDMRDESFDAAYANNQVKAHEETIELFKKEANTVTDDQVKGATELKAFAQKMLPALEKHLAAAKELQAKHPSK from the coding sequence ATGGACGGATTCAACCTGCGTCACCTCGCCCTCGCTGTCGCACTGAGTGCCAGCATGGGCAGCGCCTTTGCGGCCACCGACAATAATTTCGTCGATAACGCCGCTGCCGGTGGCATCGCCGAAATCGAAACCAGCCGTCTCGCCCTGGAAAAAAGTCAGTCGGCCGACATCAAGGCGTTCGCCAACATGATGATCACCGATCACGGCAAGGCCAACGATGAACTGGCGACGATTGCCAAGGCCCATGACATCAAGGTCCCGGACGACACCACGCTGGTCAAACAGGCCAAGGAGAAAATTCTTGATATGCGCGACGAGTCCTTCGATGCGGCCTACGCCAACAATCAGGTCAAGGCCCACGAAGAAACCATCGAGTTGTTCAAGAAAGAAGCCAATACCGTGACGGACGACCAGGTCAAAGGCGCGACCGAGCTGAAAGCCTTTGCGCAGAAAATGCTGCCAGCGCTGGAAAAACACCTGGCGGCAGCGAAGGAGCTGCAGGCCAAGCATCCGAGCAAGTAA
- a CDS encoding hydrogenase maturation protein has translation MRPLKIILLSSAFNCLTQRAWLELRQAGHSPSVVVFTDEASVCEQIEHSGADLVICPFLKDRVPQALWSNTERPVVIIHPGIVGDRGASALDWAITNELSSWGVTALQAVEEMDAGPVWATCEFNLPSGLRKSELYNGRVSDAAIRCIREVVEKFIEGCQPVALDYTNTAVRGRLQPNMKQVDRSFSWHDCARFIKRCIDAADGQPGVLASLAGGQYYVYDAHLDSRSGLPGEILAVHDDAVLVAAGDHSVWIGALRRKPLPGEETFKQPARHVLAEKLADVPTLDWSIASQPFSDEAYQPIRYRESGHVGELTFEFYNGAMSTEQCQRMVTALRWAKSRDTQVLLIKGGRGSFSNGVHLNVIQAAQDPGAEAWANIQAIDDVCEELLTARQLVVSGVTGNAGAGGVMLALAADIVFARADIVLNPHYKSMGLYGSEYWTYSLPRAVGPALAEQLTQACLPVSASQAWQMGMVQEVGPRCPDEFSLWLLQRANSTLSDPTYAPVRERKSRIDQVLVQQCRENELQEMQEDMLYNRNGFAEKCRRFVYKRKACGTPARLVEDWARAGEVELID, from the coding sequence ATGCGACCACTCAAGATCATTCTGCTGTCGTCAGCGTTCAACTGCCTGACCCAGCGTGCCTGGCTGGAACTGCGTCAGGCCGGGCATTCGCCCAGCGTGGTGGTGTTTACCGACGAGGCTTCCGTGTGCGAACAGATCGAACACAGCGGCGCGGACCTGGTGATCTGCCCGTTCCTCAAGGACCGCGTACCGCAAGCACTCTGGAGTAACACCGAACGCCCGGTGGTGATCATCCACCCCGGTATCGTCGGCGATCGTGGTGCCAGTGCCCTCGACTGGGCGATCACCAACGAGCTGTCGAGCTGGGGCGTGACCGCGCTGCAAGCGGTCGAGGAAATGGACGCCGGACCGGTCTGGGCGACCTGCGAGTTCAATCTGCCGAGCGGTCTGCGCAAGTCCGAGCTGTATAACGGTCGGGTCAGCGATGCGGCCATTCGCTGCATTCGCGAAGTGGTGGAAAAATTCATCGAAGGCTGCCAGCCAGTCGCGCTGGATTACACCAATACCGCCGTGCGCGGGCGTTTGCAGCCGAACATGAAACAGGTCGATCGCAGCTTCAGTTGGCACGATTGCGCCCGCTTTATCAAACGCTGCATCGATGCGGCGGACGGCCAGCCCGGAGTGCTGGCGAGTCTGGCGGGCGGTCAATATTACGTGTACGACGCCCATCTGGATTCGCGCAGCGGCTTGCCCGGCGAGATTCTCGCGGTGCATGACGATGCGGTACTGGTCGCGGCGGGAGACCATAGCGTGTGGATCGGTGCGTTGCGGCGCAAGCCGCTGCCGGGTGAAGAAACCTTCAAGCAACCGGCGCGGCATGTGCTGGCCGAAAAATTGGCCGATGTCCCGACGCTGGACTGGTCGATTGCCAGCCAGCCGTTCAGTGACGAGGCGTATCAACCGATTCGTTACCGTGAATCCGGGCATGTCGGCGAGCTGACCTTCGAGTTCTACAACGGCGCGATGAGCACCGAGCAATGTCAGCGCATGGTCACAGCATTGCGCTGGGCCAAGTCCCGCGACACGCAGGTGCTGTTGATCAAGGGCGGGCGCGGCAGTTTTTCCAACGGCGTGCATTTGAATGTGATTCAGGCCGCGCAGGATCCGGGTGCGGAAGCCTGGGCGAATATCCAGGCGATCGATGATGTCTGTGAAGAGCTGCTGACGGCGCGGCAACTGGTGGTCAGCGGCGTCACCGGCAATGCCGGCGCCGGTGGCGTGATGCTCGCACTGGCCGCCGATATCGTCTTTGCCCGGGCGGATATCGTGCTCAATCCGCATTACAAAAGCATGGGCCTGTATGGCTCGGAATACTGGACCTACAGCCTGCCCCGCGCCGTCGGCCCGGCGCTGGCGGAGCAATTGACTCAGGCGTGTCTGCCGGTGAGCGCCAGCCAGGCGTGGCAAATGGGTATGGTCCAGGAAGTCGGCCCACGTTGCCCGGATGAGTTTTCTCTGTGGTTGCTGCAACGCGCCAACAGCACTCTGAGTGACCCGACCTATGCGCCGGTGCGTGAACGCAAGTCGCGGATTGATCAAGTGCTGGTCCAGCAATGTCGCGAAAACGAGTTGCAGGAAATGCAGGAAGACATGCTTTACAACCGCAACGGCTTCGCCGAGAAGTGCCGGCGCTTCGTCTACAAACGCAAGGCGTGTGGCACGCCGGCGCGGTTGGTCGAGGATTGGGCGCGGGCAGGTGAAGTTGAACTGATCGACTGA
- a CDS encoding SRPBCC family protein — protein MRQTTEAFRSRYRAAIHPFYNPWLHGAFVLLFGVLAIGAFCSSVDQVNWLEWLTVPLTLLFFNFGVYMVHRHLGHHKKTFAKMFYARHAGDHHSFFTPGHMTYDSARDWRVILFPAWLIVIHTLLITLPLWWLVAQVNANVAGLFGGCMVLGYLTYEVFHAAEHLPPDNPLTRLPWIRQMRRLHELHHRRERMQERNFNIVLPLMDYLFGTLYWEPEVAPLSYSRMPMTRQQHTIDIAGEPIAVLAYAATVSRWPEWHPSSLKIDGPQGPLHAGSGFEEDIHAGGRTGHLRWQVTEYLPGRRWCARAQGDHGLSLELTYECAAEGVGTRFVRTLDYRFDGLGMRIANRLLLKRRIERESAASMLALRDRAAQYLASVRASA, from the coding sequence GTGAGGCAGACCACCGAGGCATTTCGCAGCCGCTATCGTGCGGCAATCCATCCGTTCTACAACCCGTGGCTGCACGGCGCCTTCGTGCTGCTGTTCGGTGTGCTGGCCATCGGCGCATTCTGCAGCAGCGTCGACCAGGTCAATTGGCTGGAATGGCTTACCGTGCCGCTGACGCTGTTGTTCTTCAACTTCGGCGTGTACATGGTCCATCGTCATCTCGGCCATCATAAAAAAACCTTCGCGAAAATGTTCTACGCCCGCCACGCCGGCGACCATCACAGCTTCTTCACCCCCGGCCACATGACCTACGACAGCGCCCGCGACTGGCGGGTGATCCTGTTCCCGGCGTGGCTGATCGTGATCCATACGCTGCTCATCACCCTGCCCTTGTGGTGGCTGGTCGCGCAGGTCAACGCCAACGTCGCCGGGTTGTTCGGCGGTTGCATGGTCCTTGGTTATCTGACCTACGAAGTGTTTCACGCCGCCGAACACCTGCCTCCGGACAATCCACTGACGCGTCTACCGTGGATCCGTCAGATGCGCCGTCTGCACGAACTGCATCACCGTCGCGAGCGCATGCAAGAGCGCAATTTCAATATCGTCCTGCCGCTGATGGACTACCTGTTCGGCACCCTGTACTGGGAGCCGGAAGTCGCCCCTTTGAGCTATTCGAGAATGCCCATGACCCGCCAACAGCACACGATCGATATCGCCGGCGAACCGATTGCCGTACTCGCCTATGCCGCCACGGTCAGCCGTTGGCCCGAATGGCATCCGTCGTCGCTGAAAATCGACGGCCCGCAAGGCCCGCTGCATGCGGGTTCAGGTTTTGAAGAAGACATTCATGCCGGTGGCCGTACCGGTCATCTCCGCTGGCAAGTGACCGAGTATCTGCCGGGGCGGCGCTGGTGCGCACGGGCGCAGGGGGATCACGGTTTGTCGCTGGAGCTGACGTATGAATGCGCGGCTGAAGGTGTCGGCACTCGTTTCGTGCGCACGCTGGATTATCGTTTTGACGGCTTGGGTATGCGTATCGCCAATCGGCTGTTGCTGAAACGACGCATCGAGCGCGAGTCCGCCGCATCCATGCTCGCGCTGCGGGACAGGGCTGCGCAGTACCTGGCGTCAGTGAGGGCCAGCGCATGA
- a CDS encoding LysR family transcriptional regulator, protein MDIDLARTFLEIVRHGSLAAAAQKLFVTQTAITARVQKLESQLGSTLFVRNRAGAKLTPNGEAFVVYANQLVQTWEAARRDLPLPEGYHNVLHIGGEVSLCNPLMLSWAAELREKIPGHALRMEIRDGENLLRQLELGVLDAALVYQPEYWPGLQVEQVLEEKLILVRTPERADPYVYIDWGPDFRRQHDAALPEKAKAALSFNLGPLALQYILEHGGSGYFRTRVVRTYLESGALEPVTKAPEFGYPTYLVYSRDRDSTTLQQAFDLLRKVIEADDDWSQRWNPLS, encoded by the coding sequence ATGGACATCGACCTCGCCCGCACCTTCCTCGAAATTGTCCGCCACGGCAGCCTCGCCGCCGCCGCACAGAAGCTGTTCGTCACGCAAACAGCGATCACCGCCCGGGTACAGAAACTCGAAAGCCAATTGGGCAGCACGCTGTTCGTGCGCAACCGCGCCGGGGCGAAATTGACGCCGAACGGCGAAGCATTCGTGGTCTACGCCAATCAACTGGTGCAGACGTGGGAAGCCGCGCGTCGCGACTTGCCGCTGCCCGAGGGCTATCACAACGTGCTGCACATCGGCGGCGAAGTCAGCCTGTGCAATCCGCTGATGCTCAGTTGGGCTGCGGAACTGCGTGAAAAGATTCCTGGCCATGCCTTGCGCATGGAAATCCGCGACGGCGAAAACCTGCTGCGCCAACTCGAACTCGGTGTGCTCGATGCAGCGCTGGTTTATCAGCCGGAATACTGGCCGGGCCTGCAGGTCGAGCAGGTGCTGGAAGAAAAACTGATTCTAGTGCGCACCCCGGAGCGTGCCGATCCCTACGTCTATATCGATTGGGGCCCGGACTTCCGCCGTCAACACGATGCAGCCCTGCCGGAGAAAGCCAAAGCCGCGCTGAGTTTCAACCTCGGCCCGCTGGCCCTGCAATACATCCTCGAACACGGCGGCAGCGGTTATTTCCGCACCCGCGTGGTGCGCACCTATCTGGAAAGCGGTGCCCTGGAACCGGTGACCAAAGCCCCTGAATTCGGCTACCCGACCTATCTGGTGTACTCCCGCGACCGTGACTCGACGACGTTGCAACAGGCCTTCGATCTGCTGCGCAAAGTGATCGAAGCAGATGACGACTGGTCGCAACGCTGGAATCCATTGAGCTGA
- a CDS encoding SMP-30/gluconolactonase/LRE family protein — protein sequence MKWRRVLLLLIAVVIGFLLLMPTRVEPVAWHPSPAPSLKEGVYAENQRLKNIAQVGPSDIDGPEALLLESDVLITGLHDGRLISSSLDGQQRKVLADTGGRPLGLARHPNGLLVIADGVKGLLSLDAQGRLIPLSTAANGLAFGFTDDVAIDKSGHYAYFSDASSRWGYGHDGEAIIEHGGDGRLLRYDFQTGKTSVLLDKLEFANGVTLGPDDAYVLVNETGAYRISRFWLTGPKAGTHDLFIDNLPGLPDNLAFNGSDRFWVALYAPRNALLDGTAGHPFVRKMIVRALTVLPKPVEKRGFALGLDLQGKVIANLQDASSGNYSPITTVREYGDWLYFGSLKATHMARLPLAEALK from the coding sequence ATGAAGTGGCGGCGGGTGCTGTTGCTGCTGATTGCCGTGGTCATCGGGTTTTTACTGTTGATGCCCACCCGGGTTGAGCCCGTCGCCTGGCACCCGTCACCGGCGCCCTCGCTCAAGGAGGGTGTCTATGCAGAAAATCAACGACTGAAAAACATCGCGCAGGTCGGCCCCAGTGACATCGACGGACCGGAAGCGTTGCTATTGGAAAGCGACGTTTTGATCACCGGTCTGCATGACGGACGACTGATCAGCAGCAGCCTCGATGGCCAGCAACGCAAGGTGCTGGCCGATACCGGCGGGCGTCCGCTGGGCCTGGCGCGGCATCCTAACGGTTTGCTGGTGATTGCTGACGGGGTCAAGGGTTTGCTGTCCCTCGATGCTCAGGGCCGGCTGATACCCCTGAGCACCGCCGCCAATGGCCTGGCATTCGGATTCACCGACGATGTGGCGATCGACAAATCCGGGCACTACGCCTACTTCAGCGATGCCTCCAGCCGTTGGGGCTATGGTCATGACGGCGAGGCGATCATTGAGCACGGCGGTGACGGACGCCTGTTACGCTACGATTTTCAGACCGGCAAGACCAGCGTGTTGCTTGACAAGCTGGAGTTCGCCAACGGCGTGACCCTCGGTCCCGATGATGCCTATGTGCTGGTCAACGAAACCGGTGCCTACCGCATCAGCCGCTTCTGGCTGACCGGGCCCAAGGCGGGCACCCACGACCTGTTCATCGACAACCTGCCTGGACTGCCAGACAACCTCGCGTTCAATGGCAGCGACCGCTTCTGGGTGGCGCTGTATGCGCCGCGCAATGCCTTGCTCGATGGCACCGCCGGGCATCCGTTCGTACGCAAGATGATTGTCCGGGCGCTGACCGTGCTGCCGAAACCGGTGGAAAAGCGCGGGTTTGCGCTGGGGCTGGATTTGCAGGGCAAGGTGATCGCCAATTTGCAGGATGCCAGTAGCGGGAATTATTCGCCGATTACCACGGTTCGCGAATATGGCGACTGGTTGTATTTCGGCTCGTTGAAGGCGACGCATATGGCGCGGTTGCCGTTGGCTGAAGCCTTGAAGTGA
- a CDS encoding FecR family protein translates to MRADEAVIDEAAQWMAILQSGEVSLGERAAFDAWRMADPRHQQIIEQMGGGLNLLRNPTLRGLPRNSLLHSLNAPSSRRRFISGSLSVLGVALLAGLLGRRYGWLPEAGELATGTAERRDFTLADGSALTLNARSRVVPLFDGHQRLLALRSGELLVDVAKDTARPFVVETEHGRMRALGTKFLVQQGEDATRLVMLHSQVEVLTSGGARQVVEAGESLLFNRQNILSLQRNKGHESAWLQGRLEVRDRPLSEVIDSLRPYRRGILHVSAEVADLRLSGLYSLDDSDQTLQLLARSLPIRVIWHNPYWVSIEPRATSSP, encoded by the coding sequence ATGAGGGCCGACGAAGCCGTGATCGATGAAGCGGCGCAATGGATGGCGATATTGCAATCGGGCGAAGTCAGCCTCGGCGAGCGCGCCGCGTTCGACGCCTGGCGCATGGCCGATCCACGGCACCAACAGATCATCGAGCAAATGGGCGGCGGTCTGAACCTGCTGCGCAACCCGACTCTGCGCGGGCTGCCGCGCAACAGTCTGCTGCACAGCCTCAACGCACCGTCGAGCCGGCGACGGTTTATCAGCGGCAGTTTGAGTGTGCTGGGTGTTGCGCTGCTGGCCGGATTGCTCGGGCGGCGCTATGGCTGGTTGCCGGAAGCGGGAGAGTTGGCGACCGGCACGGCTGAGCGGCGTGATTTCACCCTGGCCGATGGCAGTGCATTGACGCTCAATGCGCGCAGTCGCGTGGTGCCTCTGTTCGATGGTCATCAACGGTTGCTGGCGTTGCGCAGTGGGGAGTTACTGGTGGACGTGGCGAAAGATACGGCACGACCGTTTGTGGTCGAGACCGAGCACGGCCGGATGCGCGCCCTCGGGACGAAATTTCTTGTCCAGCAAGGCGAGGATGCCACGCGTCTGGTGATGCTCCATTCGCAGGTAGAAGTGCTGACTTCGGGCGGCGCGCGGCAAGTGGTGGAGGCGGGGGAGAGCCTGCTGTTCAACCGCCAGAACATCCTCAGCCTGCAACGCAACAAGGGCCATGAAAGTGCGTGGCTGCAAGGCCGGCTGGAAGTCCGCGACCGTCCGTTGAGCGAAGTCATCGACAGCTTGCGCCCTTACCGTCGCGGCATCTTGCATGTCAGCGCGGAGGTTGCCGACTTGCGCCTAAGCGGCCTCTATTCGCTCGACGACAGTGACCAGACGCTGCAATTGCTTGCGCGTTCACTGCCGATCCGCGTCATCTGGCACAACCCCTACTGGGTCAGCATCGAACCCCGCGCAACCTCATCCCCGTAG
- a CDS encoding sigma-70 family RNA polymerase sigma factor has product MGGHNPHYQIIGQMFQKDYRWLCAAVGRTLGCPHSAQDIASETFLRVLALPDPTAIREPRALLTTIARRLVYEGWRRQDLERAYLESLALAPTPVHPSPEERALVIEALLAVDRLLNGLSAKAKAAFLYHQLDGLTYSEIGERLGVSTSRVQQYMVEAFKRCYQAMQA; this is encoded by the coding sequence ATGGGTGGTCATAACCCGCATTACCAGATCATCGGGCAGATGTTCCAAAAGGACTATCGCTGGCTGTGTGCCGCCGTCGGCCGCACGCTGGGCTGCCCGCACAGTGCACAGGACATCGCCTCGGAAACTTTTTTGCGGGTGCTGGCGTTGCCGGACCCGACGGCGATCCGTGAGCCGCGTGCACTCTTGACCACCATCGCCCGGCGCCTGGTGTACGAAGGCTGGCGCCGCCAGGATCTCGAGCGCGCCTACCTGGAAAGCCTCGCGTTGGCGCCGACGCCGGTGCATCCCTCGCCGGAAGAACGCGCGCTGGTGATCGAGGCGTTGCTGGCGGTCGATCGGTTGCTCAATGGTTTGTCGGCCAAGGCCAAAGCGGCGTTTCTTTACCATCAGCTCGACGGCCTGACCTACAGCGAAATCGGCGAACGCCTCGGGGTTTCCACCAGTCGCGTGCAGCAGTACATGGTCGAGGCGTTCAAACGTTGCTATCAGGCGATGCAGGCATGA
- a CDS encoding TonB-dependent receptor, whose translation MYLFKQQLPRLTLAVALAMGISPLHVFAQQPAAAVFTFDIASGPLDEVLLDISRQTGVPISFSQNLVQGKRSSAVRGALGGREAVEKALLGSGLQVEQSAQGLSVREGEAVTSVPAKVTTVAPATSADYRMEKVTVTGSRIARAQSDGATPVNVITHEEMEARGYKNVYDALATQTQNTGMTQGEDYGNTWQPAASALNLRGLGPNHTLVLINGRRVADYPTPYDGKVNFTNLANIPSAVIERIEILSSGASAIYGSDAIAGVVNIILKKQINGVDVNLKGGTSERGGGDNQRLQISGGGSWGDFDGLFGLELTHRDPIWADDRGFMQSGPLADVGYRRDLTNSRYLGPGCGAYQGTFDNKLVNSAGRCRTDQMYNDYWTIQTQKENYDGYTRGTWHFSDSGEVFADLMYGLDHIQNNTRGPTFTSPDFINQNSGNLERWYRRYGEEEIGGRTSNNSKWRDTSWTGTLGLSDKIADTGWRYDLAANRSEYRSVRTTRYTPLSSIQDFYLGPQLGTRDGYPVFAPDASRLDRPLTPQEWQQFRSNLTQSSKSVSTSYNASVNGDLFDLPAGPVGFAGVLEAGKQEYRVDPDDGLNDGTFYGVSPAQSSGGSRKRYAAGGEFSIPVTDTILATAAGRWDQYKFSGRTEQQKTYNLGLEWRPVTSLLLRGSYGTSFRAPDLNYIYQSDSNGYYPAQIDYYGCSQGVEGACDRGRVDYTQSGTANLESERGKSWTYGFVWSPSRNFDFSTDFWRVEIDDLLTTVDENRLLQQENECRNGTQDINSANCQSTLARIERNAGNAAVDPNQLQRVRVNAINAASERVSGLDFKSNIRWGAGQYGAFSSTLGYTLVLSHYYKESDEAPTQDWRTSRTNYDWRSKVNASLTWDYQKATATLMGIRYGSVTNGAGDGRLSPWTVFNASARYKLNDRASVGLTVNNVLNQIKHDDSAGWPYYPTGNYDPYGRQWWLDVSYHFGS comes from the coding sequence ATGTACTTATTCAAACAACAATTACCTCGACTGACCCTCGCCGTTGCCTTGGCGATGGGCATCAGTCCATTGCACGTTTTCGCCCAGCAACCGGCTGCTGCCGTGTTCACTTTCGACATTGCCAGCGGTCCGCTCGACGAGGTGCTGCTGGACATCTCGCGGCAGACCGGCGTGCCGATTTCCTTTAGTCAGAATCTGGTGCAGGGCAAACGCAGCAGCGCCGTACGCGGTGCCTTGGGTGGGCGCGAGGCGGTTGAGAAAGCTTTGCTCGGCAGCGGTCTGCAAGTCGAGCAAAGTGCGCAGGGCCTGAGTGTGCGTGAAGGCGAGGCGGTGACTTCCGTACCGGCGAAAGTCACCACCGTGGCACCCGCTACCAGCGCTGATTACCGCATGGAAAAAGTCACCGTCACTGGCTCGCGCATCGCCCGCGCACAGAGCGACGGCGCAACTCCGGTCAACGTCATCACCCACGAGGAAATGGAAGCGCGCGGCTACAAAAACGTCTACGACGCCTTGGCGACCCAGACGCAAAACACCGGCATGACCCAGGGCGAAGACTACGGCAACACCTGGCAACCGGCGGCCAGCGCATTGAACCTGCGCGGCCTCGGCCCCAATCACACGCTGGTACTGATCAATGGGCGGCGCGTCGCCGACTACCCGACGCCGTACGACGGCAAGGTCAACTTCACCAACCTGGCGAACATTCCGTCGGCGGTGATCGAACGCATCGAAATCCTCAGCAGCGGCGCCTCGGCGATCTATGGTTCGGATGCGATTGCCGGGGTGGTTAACATCATCCTCAAGAAGCAAATCAACGGCGTTGACGTCAATCTCAAGGGCGGCACCAGCGAGCGTGGCGGTGGCGACAATCAGCGTTTGCAGATCAGTGGCGGCGGCAGTTGGGGCGACTTCGACGGCTTGTTCGGCCTGGAGCTGACTCACCGCGATCCGATCTGGGCCGACGACCGTGGCTTCATGCAAAGCGGTCCGTTGGCGGACGTCGGTTATCGCCGTGACCTGACCAATAGCCGGTATCTGGGGCCGGGATGCGGCGCGTATCAGGGCACCTTCGATAACAAACTGGTCAACAGTGCTGGCCGCTGCCGCACCGATCAGATGTACAACGATTACTGGACTATCCAGACCCAAAAGGAAAACTACGACGGCTACACCCGCGGCACCTGGCACTTCAGCGACAGTGGCGAGGTGTTTGCCGACTTGATGTACGGCCTTGACCACATCCAGAACAACACCCGCGGCCCGACCTTCACCTCGCCGGATTTCATCAACCAGAACAGCGGCAACCTGGAGCGCTGGTATCGACGCTACGGCGAAGAGGAAATCGGTGGGCGCACCAGCAATAACAGCAAATGGCGTGACACTTCGTGGACGGGCACCCTCGGTCTTTCCGACAAGATTGCCGACACGGGCTGGCGCTACGACCTGGCGGCCAATCGCTCGGAATATCGCAGCGTGCGCACGACCCGCTACACGCCACTGTCATCTATTCAGGATTTCTATCTCGGCCCGCAATTGGGCACCCGTGACGGTTATCCGGTCTTTGCCCCTGACGCCTCGCGCCTCGATCGGCCGCTGACGCCGCAGGAATGGCAGCAGTTTCGCAGCAACCTGACCCAGAGCAGCAAATCGGTATCGACCAGTTACAACGCCTCGGTCAACGGTGATCTGTTTGACTTGCCGGCAGGGCCGGTGGGGTTTGCCGGCGTGCTGGAGGCGGGCAAGCAGGAATATCGCGTCGACCCGGATGACGGCCTCAACGACGGCACGTTCTATGGCGTTTCTCCTGCGCAAAGCTCCGGCGGTTCGCGCAAGCGTTATGCGGCGGGTGGCGAGTTCAGCATTCCAGTCACCGACACGATTCTGGCGACCGCCGCGGGGCGTTGGGACCAATACAAATTCAGCGGCCGCACTGAACAACAAAAGACCTACAACCTGGGGCTGGAATGGCGGCCGGTTACCAGCCTGTTGTTGCGTGGCAGTTACGGCACCAGTTTCCGCGCGCCGGACCTCAACTACATCTACCAGTCCGACAGCAACGGTTACTACCCGGCACAGATCGACTATTACGGCTGCAGCCAAGGCGTGGAGGGCGCTTGTGATCGCGGGCGGGTCGACTACACGCAAAGCGGCACTGCCAACCTTGAATCCGAACGCGGTAAATCGTGGACCTATGGTTTTGTCTGGTCGCCGTCGCGCAATTTTGATTTCTCCACGGATTTCTGGCGTGTGGAGATCGATGATCTGCTGACCACGGTCGATGAAAACCGCCTGTTGCAGCAGGAGAACGAATGCCGCAACGGCACGCAGGACATCAACTCGGCCAACTGCCAGTCGACCCTGGCGCGCATCGAGCGTAATGCCGGCAACGCCGCTGTCGATCCGAACCAGTTGCAGCGCGTACGGGTGAACGCGATCAACGCTGCCAGCGAGCGCGTCAGCGGTCTGGACTTCAAGAGCAACATTCGCTGGGGTGCCGGCCAGTACGGTGCGTTCAGTTCGACGCTGGGCTACACCCTGGTGCTGTCGCACTATTATAAGGAATCGGATGAGGCGCCGACTCAGGATTGGCGCACCTCGCGGACCAACTACGACTGGCGCAGCAAGGTCAACGCCAGCCTGACCTGGGATTATCAGAAAGCCACGGCGACGCTGATGGGCATTCGCTACGGCTCCGTCACCAATGGCGCGGGGGATGGGCGTCTGTCGCCGTGGACTGTGTTCAACGCCAGCGCGCGCTACAAGCTCAATGACCGCGCCAGTGTCGGCCTGACGGTGAACAACGTGCTCAATCAGATCAAACACGACGATTCTGCAGGCTGGCCGTATTACCCGACTGGCAACTACGACCCTTATGGGCGCCAGTGGTGGCTGGATGTGAGTTATCACTTCGGCAGTTGA
- a CDS encoding DUF465 domain-containing protein, translating into MPVPHDLLQDLKIAKDEIQLKRSKDPLLDSLINKYSEADAEVVKAETAQSDAPSDDVLKKLKEKRLQVKDKIVEQLQAKS; encoded by the coding sequence ATGCCGGTTCCCCATGACCTGTTACAGGACTTGAAGATTGCAAAGGACGAGATCCAGCTAAAACGCTCCAAGGATCCTTTACTGGATTCACTGATCAACAAGTATTCCGAAGCTGATGCCGAAGTGGTCAAGGCCGAAACCGCCCAGTCGGATGCTCCCAGCGACGATGTGCTGAAGAAACTCAAAGAGAAGCGCTTGCAGGTCAAAGACAAAATCGTCGAGCAGTTACAGGCAAAGTCCTGA